The DNA sequence ATCATGTTTTTTGAGAAATTTCCGTATCCGCGTATCCGTATCCTTCCGATACCGATACGCGTATCCGTATCTGTGCTGCATAGTATGAGACCAACAAACCAAACAGACCCAATGTGTGCATGGTGGCCTCCAAGGTGGGACTGGCTCTAGAGGTTGACAGGGAAAATCTGAATAGATATGAGTATGTCAAAGTTAAAATTGGTTATAAGGATGTCACCAATTAAGGTTCCTACCAAGGTTGATGGTTTACTGGATTTCAACTTCTTTGGTTATTTCTTTCAAAGATTCCTATCATTTCTATGGTTTACTGCTTCTAACTAGAGACAACTTAAGTCTTAGGAGAAAGGTTGAAGATCAGTCTTGTTTGTTTAGTTCTGAGGCTGAATCAGTTAACCATTTGTATTTCTGAGTGTGTGGTAGCTAGACACAATTGTGGAATTTTACATCTGAGGTTTTGGATATACATGTGGGGATGTATTTTGTTTACTATGCGGCTGACAAATAGGAAATTTTTGGAAGTGCTGCTGCTCTGTGGGGTCTAAGGAACTGAGAAATAGTTTGTGCTTTCAGGTGCTTCTATGGAAGGACGGGCGTGTGCTGTTACTAATGGTAATAGTAGCCATGCTTCAAAGCTGGACTGTCCTTTGTCCAAAAGAGATGATGCAGGTGTTTTTGATGCCTTTGGACAAATTGAAGTATCTATCAACAAGGCCTCACAGGTTACCTTGTTGAATCTAATGAGTAACAAGGGGGAGCATTTCCTTTACCAAACTGGGCCTGATTGGAAGAAAGTAGTTGTACCTGAAGAAGCAAAAGCTCTGTTTTTGGAAGGCGACAACTTGGAGAAGGTAGTGATGGAAAGGAAATGGAATAATCTATCTGATGATGGCGAGGCCTGGGGAATGTAATGTGGGCTTTAGTTTCAGTTTCGTTTTGCAACTATAGTTTCTCCGTGGTGGGTGTGTTTGTTTTACACTGTCGGTTTGGTATCTTGATGTATTGAATGCTTTAACTGATGGGCTTTGGGATATAAAGGCCCGGGCTATGCCCATTATCTCTAAACAACCATCTGTTTCTGTGTTTTCTGCATGGGTGTGGCTGCACCTTCTACACTGTGTGTAGCTCTGCCCCTAGAAACAGCAAGTTTATTTCGGTTTTACTCCCactgttttatttttatttctattTGGTGAGATAGATACTCGTGTTTTGTCATTAGGTGGTAACTGAACGGGAAACGTAACACGGCCGAGTAGAATAGTTAGTGTTTCATTCTTTTTAGCTTTGAGTTTGAATTAGCTAGATGGAAGCACAATGTTGAGAGGATGAGTACAATGGACATTATTATGCTATTTAAAGTTAATTAGTAAAGTAGtacaaaaagaaaagagaagaacatGAAATGTTAGAAGTAGAAATAGAGATAGCGATAGGGATAGGGATAGGGATAGGGATAGGGATAGGGATAGAGATAGGGATAAGGATAGGCATATGGATAGAGATATCTCTtcgtgtatgtatatatatgtacatgTATATTATAATTATAGACATATAGCACTCCTCCAAAGTCCAAAAACAGCAATGTTGTCGTCCTTCAACAAGAATCTATTGGTCGCTGGGTTCACCTTGGCATTGCTCATCGCCGCGTCGCATCGTAAGTCCCAGAGAATAACACTAATATATTCATCGTAGTAGATTGTTCTTGGAAAAAAACTCCATATCAAACTTGTTGTGGCTGAATGCATGGATGCAGGCGCGACAGCACTTGAGGAGAGGACGGGGATCATGTGCACGTCTGACCAGATGTGCAAGTCCATCTGCCTGCAGAGGGGCTACACCGGCGGCTACTGCTCCAGGAAGCACGTCGTGGGCGACCCCTCGTGCGTGTGCACCAAGCCAAGCCCTGCACAATCGATAACGGCAGCTCCGGCGGAGAAGCAGCTGGCTGGCAACGGAGATGCCGGCGGGATGGGAATGGCCAACTGATCAAACGCCCCGCCGGATTTTCGCTATGTATGTAGGAGGCATATCGAGCATTGAAAATTAGGACTTATGATCCACCGATCAGCTCATATGTCTAGCCAATCATATCCGAATAAATTCGACCATTTTAATTTTTCTAAATACATACTCCCTTGTCCCAAAATGAATTAACTTCAGACATCGGTTTATATTTTGTTAAGGAGTAGTTTTTTCTATACGTGCACATAGCGTATATATGATCAAGGTAAATATAGTGAGGTGTGAGGCGAGGGGATGCAAGGTttagattggtggcttggttttGTATGAGAAAAGTACGATTATATGTGTTTTTGTTTGTACTTTGTTCTAGTATATTTTATCCGCTCAAGAAAGTCACATAAAAGCAACTTAAAAAGACTCTCTATATCCTTCCTAATTTATTGGAATAGAGATTTTAGTAAACAAATACCGTCCAACAACCTCATTAATTAGATCTCCAAATATAGACGTCCTCTATTTCAGATTTCTCGCTAGCGAGGATGGCTCTCTAGAGTGCGTAAAGATATAGAAAATCTGTTGTAGTCTACAAAGATATAGAAAGCGATTTTTTTACTCAGTTGGCTCTATAAATTATTTGACTTAGAGAGTAAATTTTAGAAAGATTCGTGGAGATACTCTATGTGCAGGATGACAATCTCATTAAATATTTATGTTATGGACTAAGAAAACCATAAAAGACAAGAGCCGAAGCCGATATGGATTAGGTATTGCCGTATTGTGTGTCTGTTTGGGACTGCAGCATGGTGACTGCATGGTGGGATATAGCACTACGGCGTCCGCCCCACTGCATGGTAAGTGCGAGTGCTACTTCAGTCTCATGGTCCCTTGCCTTCGTTGTAGTGGAAAGGACCATAGGTGCCACAAGATGtttggtactccctccatcccaaattataagacattgaAGGATTCTGGAGAGTCAAAACCTCCC is a window from the Sorghum bicolor cultivar BTx623 chromosome 5, Sorghum_bicolor_NCBIv3, whole genome shotgun sequence genome containing:
- the LOC110435799 gene encoding uncharacterized protein LOC110435799 gives rise to the protein MLSSFNKNLLVAGFTLALLIAASHRATALEERTGIMCTSDQMCKSICLQRGYTGGYCSRKHVVGDPSCVCTKPSPAQSITAAPAEKQLAGNGDAGGMGMAN